From a region of the Chrysemys picta bellii isolate R12L10 chromosome 7, ASM1138683v2, whole genome shotgun sequence genome:
- the RBM15B gene encoding putative RNA-binding protein 15B, with the protein MKRGSERDPSPGGAGGGRAAAAAKRPRERERESSSRRGPHRSSGASRSSRDKLPPGGGSGASSSRSHRGDERAGGSDSNHRTAGSGSASSARSSQAAPPSTSSSSSRALGVPKAKALPGAVVAPSLLLAGPPPGAAPSLLLAPLGGSPGLVVEPPGSCEYKTLLVSGLSAALPDQLLEDGLFRQFQRFASGGAGDISVKLSHTPELGRVAYVNFRHPGDARDARRHARARQLLLYDRPLKVEPVYLRGGRRSRTPPPVPSPEPLGYLPPIHSTYQYKQRSLSPVASPLLREPRPRHAHAAAAAFALEAAALGLSRERERALDYYGLYDERGRPYGYPIVAEEDLMPEDDQRATRNLFIGNLDHNVSEVELRRAFEKYGIIEEVVIKRPARGQGGAYAFLKFQNLDMAHRAKVAMSGRVVGRNPIKIGYGKANPTTRLWVGGLGPSTSLAALAREFDRFGSIRTIDYVKGDSFAYIQYESLDAAQAACAQMRGFPLGGPERRLRVDFAKAEETRYPQQYQPAPLPVHYELLPDGYSRHRSLEQDLRVRDRTPPHLLYSDRDRSFAEADWASPAKNAERRNNLESYGRSVRSRSGERWGSDSDRSVPKPWEERRKRRSLSSDRGRTAHSPYEDRGRTKASGLVLDRSPDRVRKENNTTESGTERDQSNSLQNNRHVSEEKPHRETSDVPQPKKRDSERNHRTGESESKTHEEPKSETKKVKNLSEFAQTLQLAWNGLLVLKNSCFPTSMHILEGDLGVINGLLKDHSSGGKLTQLKIAQRLRLDQPKLDEVTRRIKQGSPNGYAVLLATQATQGGVGAEGTFPVVEPGLQRRLLRNLVSYLKQKQAAGVISLPVGGAKCRDSTGMLYAFPPCEFSQQYLQSALRTLGKLEEEHMVIVIVKDTA; encoded by the coding sequence ATGAAGCGGGGCAGCGAGCGGGACCCCAGCCCGGGCGGGGCGGGAGGAGGccgagccgccgccgccgccaagCGGCCCCGGGAGCGAGAACGGGAAAGCAGCAGCCGGCGGGGCCCGCACCGGAGCTCGGGCGCCTCCCGTAGTAGCCGGGACAAGCTCCCGCCCGGTGGTGGCAGCGGCGCCTCCAGCTCCCGCAGCCACCGCGGTGACGAGCGGGCCGGAGGCAGCGACTCCAACCACCGCACGGCGGGGAGCGGCTCGGCCTCCAGCGCCCGCAGCAGCCAGgccgcccccccctccacctcctcgTCGTCGTCCCGGGCGCTGGGGGTCCCCAAGGCCAAGGCCCTCCCGGGGGCCGTGGTGGCCCCGTCACTGCTGCTGGCGGGCCCCCCCCCGGGGGCAGCACCCTCCCTGCTATTGGCCCCGCTGGGGGGCTCGCCAGGGCTGGTGGTGGAGCCGCCCGGCTCCTGCGAGTACAAGACGTTGCTGGTGAGTGGGCTGAGTGCAGCACTGCCTGACCAGCTGCTGGAGGATGGGCTCTTCCGCCAGTTCCAGCGCTTTGCGAGTGGGGGTGCTGGCGACATCAGTGTGAAGCTTTCCCACACGCCTGAGCTCGGCCGTGTCGCCTATGTCAACTTCCGGCACCCGGGGGACGCCCGCGATGCCCGCAGACACGCCCGGGCCCGGCAGCTTCTTCTGTACGATCGTCCCCTCAAGGTGGAGCCTGTGTATCTGCGTGGGGGTCGCAGGAGCCGCACACCCCCACCTGTGCCCTCCCCAGAGCCTCTGGGCTACTTGCCACCCATCCACAGCACCTACCAGTATAAGCAGAGGTCGCTCTCACCTGTTGCCAGCCCTTTATTGAGGGAGCCAAGGCCCCGGCATGCTCATGCTGCGGCTGCAGCCTTTGCCTTGGAGGCTGCTGCCCTTGGGCTCTCCCGGGAGCGGGAGAGGGCGCTGGATTACTATGGGCTGTATGATGAGCGTGGCCGACCCTATGGCTACCCCATAGTGGCTGAGGAAGACCTGATGCCAGAGGATGACCAGAGAGCCACCCGGAACCTGTTCATTGGGAACTTAGATCATAACGTCTCAGAGGTGGAGCTGAGACGTGCTTTTGAGAAGTATGGCATCATTGAGGAGGTGGTGATCAAGCGCCCTGCTCGAGGCCAAGGTGGGGCCTATGCGTTCCTCAAGTTCCAGAACTTGGACATGGCCCATCGGGCTAAGGTCGCCATGTCTGGCCGGGTTGTTGGCAGGAACCCCATCAAAATTGGCTATGGTAAAGCCAACCCTACTACTCGACTCTGGGTAGGCGGCCTTGGACCAAGTACCTCCCTGGCTGCCCTTGCTAGGGAGTTTGATCGCTTTGGTAGCATCAGGACTATTGACTATGTGAAGGGGGATAGCTTTGCCTATATTCAGTATGAAAGCCTGGATGCTGCCCAGGCTGCCTGTGCGCAGATGAGGGGCTTCCCCTTGGGTGGACCAGAGAGGAGACTTAGAGTGGATTTTGCCAAAGCTGAAGAGACAAGATACCCCCAGCAGTACCAGCCTGCACCACTCCCAGTGCACTATGAGCTGTTACCTGATGGATATAGCAGGCACAGAAGCCTAGAGCAAGACTTAAGGGTGAGAGATAGGACTCCTCCACATCTCCTGTACTCGGACAGAGACAGGAGCTTTGCAGAGGCAGACTGGGCTAGCCCTGCCAAAAATGCTGAACGCAGAAATAACTTGGAGAGCTACGGCCGATCCGTGCGTAGCCGCAGCGGAGAACGTTGGGGTAGTGACAGTGACCGCAGCGTGCCCAAGCCTTGGGAAGAAAGACGGAAACGCCGGAGCCTTTCCAGTGACCGAGGAAGGACTGCTCATTCGCCTTACGAggacagaggcaggacaaagGCCAGTGGGCTAGTTTTAGATCGCAGCCCAGACAGGGTTCGCAAAGAGAACAACACTACGGAGTCTGGCACAGAGAGAGACCAGAGTAACTCCCTTCAGAACAACCGGCACGTGTCTGAGGAGAAACCCCATCGTGAAACTTCTGATGTTCCTCAGCCTAAAAAAAGGGACAGCGAACGCAATCATCGAACTGGTGAATCGGAATCAAAAACTCACGAGGAGCCAAAATCTGAGACCAAAAAAGTAAAGAACTTATCAGAATTCGCTCAAACGCTGCAACTTGCTTGGAACGGGCTTCTTGTGTTAAAAAATAGCTGCTTCCCCACGTCTATGCACATCCTGGAGGGAGACCTAGGTGTCATCAATGGGCTCCTTAAAGACCATTCATCTGGTGGAAAGTTAACACAGCTCAAGATTGCTCAAAGACTTCGGCTTGACCAGCCCAAGCTGGATGAAGTAACTCGCCGTATCAAACAAGGCAGTCCTAATGGTTATGCTGTGCTACTGGCTACCCAAGCCACCCAAGGAggggtaggggctgaggggacCTTTCCTGTTGTGGAGCCTGGCTTGCAGCGAAGGCTTCTCAGGAATCTAGTCTCCTACTTGAAACAGAAGCAGGCTGCTGGGGTGATCAGCCTGCCTGTGGGAGGGGCGAAGTGCAGAGACAGCACAGGCATGCTTTATGCTTTCCCTCCCTGTGAATTCTCTCAGCAGTACCTCCAGTCAGCACTAAGGACATTGGGAAAGTTAGAAGAAGAACATATGGTGATAGTTATAGTCAAAGACACTGCCTAG